In the genome of Thermococcus sp., the window AAGCGCTTCATGAGGATTCTCTCCAGCGGGCTCGTATGGGGCTTGAAGAGCTTTAGCGAGAGCCTCTGTTCAGCAACGAAGGCGGGAAGTTCAATGAAAAACTCGTCGATAAACCTCTCGTCGAGATGCACCCTCAGTATTCCCTCTTCTTCCCAGGCTTCCCTGACGTAGACCTTATCCTTCAGAAACTCCAGGAGCTTCCCGTTGTCCGAGACGAGGACGTCGTAATCTGTCCCCTCGACGTTCACCAGGTCCCTAACGCGCCCCTGTTCGATGAGCTGGCCGTCCTTGATCAGGCCGACGTGGTTGCAGGTCCTCTCTATCTCACTGACTATGTGGGAGCTTATGAAGATGGTCTTCCCGGCCTTGGCCAGCTCCAGAACCTTGCCGATGAATTCCATTCTCCCGAGGGGGTCGAGGTTGCTCGTGGGCTCGTCGAGGATCAGAAGCTCAGGGTTTCCAAGGAGGGCCATGGCAAAGCTGACCCTCTGCCTCTGACCGCTTGAGAGCTCCCTTATCCTGTTAAAGGCCAGCTTTCCAACTCCCGTGTAGGCCATCAGCTCCCTCGCCTGCTTTATTGCCTCCTCCTTAGGGAGCCCAATGAGACGACCCATGTACGTCAGGAACTCGAAGATCGTCATGTCTTCATATGCGAGGGGCTTTTCGGGCATGTAGCCGACCTTCCGCATTATTTCAACCCTCTCGCGCGGCATATCGAGGTCAAAAATCCTTATCTCACCGTAGGCTGGCTTCAGAGCCCCGGTCAGCATCTTTATCGTGGTGGTCTTTCCAGCACCGTTGGGGCCGAGGAAGCCGTAGACTGCACCTCTGGGAACCTTCAGGTTGAGATGGTATACAACGTTCATCCTGCCGAAGAACTTGGTGAGCTTCTCAGTCTCGATGATGTAAGTGGACATCTCAACACCCAGAGGGATATCGAAACGAAGCTAAATAAGGGTTTCGGGGGTTTATATTCAAGTAATGATGATGGGTAACGTTGGCCTCGACAGCTCCGCAAAGCTCGCCTTCCAGAGCCACGCCCACACCGACCACTTCGTCAGCGGAGAGGTCATCTACTCCACCAGGGCAACCAAGTTCCTCAGCCACCTGAGGAAAGGTGGTTTTTACAGGGAAATTGAGTTCGGGAAGGTCTTTTATATCGGCGACTTCAAGGCGAAGCTCTATCCGGCTGGACACATGCTCGGCTCGGCCGGGATAAAGCTCTGGCTCGAAAACGGGACGCTGTTCTACACCGGCGACACCAAGTGGTTCAAGCTCAGGACGGCCGAGAAGAGCCGCTTTCCGAGGGCAGACTTCCTAATAGTCGAGGCCACCTTCGGCGTCCCAAGCTTCACGTTTCCAACGCCGAGAGAAGCAGAGAAGAAGCTCATCGCCTTCGTCGAGGAGGCCCTTGAGAGGGGTAGAAGACCGGTTCTCTACGTCAACCAAATGGGGAAAGCCCAGGAGGTCATGAAGATACTCGACCTTCACGGCTACACCGTCAAAGCATCGAGGGAGATGCTCAAGGTGGCGCGCGTTTATTCGAAGTTCGGGATTAGGTTCGACAACATCTCAACCAACGGCGAGGTCGTCCTTCGCTCCTACCGCTCGCCCCGGGTTGAGAACTCCCTATCCCCCTGGGAGCTTACGGTTTCCGGTTTTGGAAGGCTGAAACTCAGCAATCACGCCGACTTCTGGGAGCTGATAAGGATCGTGGAGAGGATAAACCCGGAGAGGGTTTTCACCGTTTACGGCTTCGCCGAGGAGTTCGCGAGGATCCTCCGGGGACTCGGCTACGATGCCCGGCCCGTGTCCCAGGATTCCGTCATAGAGCCGGTGGACATGATGACAAAAACCTAGCTCTGACCGGAACAAAAACTCAAACTTTTCCATTTGGATGTACATAAACAGACAAATCTTCCAAAAAGTTGGCCGAAAAGCTAATATTTTTCAAAGTCGTAGAGTTTTAATGAAACCTGCGGTTGGTGATAGCGGCACGCGGCAGTGCCTTGAATCCGCCCTGAAAAATAGGTCGGTCGTGCCAATAAGCCAAAAGGAGGTGGTAGCCAAGCACTCCTTCCCTTCTTCTCTCACTACTATGGGGGGTGAATCCATGGAGACCATAACCGGACGGAAGTTTCGCCCGAAGTGGGTTACCGGGTTAAGGCCCAGGCTTGAGAAGATCATGAAAGAGGGCATCAGAAGGGGTTCCCTCATCGGGAGGGGAAGGATCATAAGCGATATGCTGGAGGTCACAGCACTCGTGTTTACAGAGGAAGAAACGAACGCCGGCGTGAGAGTGAACGGGAGGAAAGTCGAGTTTACATACCCCGTGAAAGGCAACGAGACCTTTGGGGAGATATACTACCCACTGGTCGGCATGCTGAGCAACCTTTAATTTCCCCTGTTCTTTTCAGATTTTAGTCACCGATATGTACTAAAAGACAAAAACTTTATAAACCCCGAGTTTTTAGTTACTACTGGTAACCAAAAGGAGAGGGAGGTGATGACGATGGCTTGGAGAAGGGACCGCTACTGGGACCCCTTTGACATAATGAGGGAAATCCAGGAGGAGATAGACAGCATATTCAGGGACGTGATGAGGGGTCCGAGACTCTGGGGCTACCATGAGCCCGGAGATCACCACGAACTCGGGGGCGGATCCTGGCGCGAGCCCTTCGTTGACATCTTCGACAGGGGCGACAGTTTCATCATAACCGCGGACCTGCCCGGCGTCAGGAAGGAGGACATCAAACTCCGCGTTACGGGAGACACCGTCTACCTTGAGGCCCAGGTGAGGCGCGAGAAGGAGCTTGAGAGAGAAGGGGCGGTAAGGATCGAGCGCTACTACAGCGGCTACAGGAGGGTCATCAGACTGCCCGATGAGGTAGTTCCAGAGAAGGCAAAGGCCAAGTACAACAACGGCGTTCTTGAGATCACTGTTCCAAAGAGGCACCCAACCGGGAGGGAAGGGGGAGGTTTCGAAGTCAAAATCGAGTGACGTCAACATATTCCTTTTGATTTTCCCGCTTTTGGGCTACTGCTGAAATAATTGAATCATAATCATCGGTCATAAAAGTTTGGAGGTGGTGAAGAATGACCGAGAGGATGGAGGTTAAGTTGAAGGTCGCGTCCGCTTATCAGCGTGATGTTGGAAGAGGGATTGTGAGGATCGATCACAAGGCAATGCGTGAAATGGGTGTCCAGCCAGGCGACATAGTCGAGATTATCGGCACAAAAAACACCGCGGCGGTTTTATGGCCCGCCTATCCTGAGGACGAAGGGCTCGGACTCATACGGATGGATGGCACCATAAGAAAGAACGCAGGGGTTGGCCTCGGAGACGAGGTCACCGTTAAAAAGGCCGAGGTCAGGGAAGCAAAAAAGGTCATAGTAGCGCCAACAGAACCCATACGGTTCGGAGGCGACTTCGTTGAGTGGCTTCACAGCAGACTCGTTGGGAGACCTGTCGTTAGGGGCGACTACATAAAGATCGGCATTCTCGGACAGGAGTTGACCTTTGTGGTCACGGCAACGACACCCGCTGGAATCGTGCAGGTGACCGAGTTCACGGACTTTAACGTGAGTGAAAAACCGGTTAAAGAGGTTAGCAAGGCGGCGGCGCTCGGAGTCACCTACGAGGACATAGGTGGTCTTAAGGACGTCATCCAGAAGGTCAGGGAGATGATTGAGCTCCCTCTAAAGCACCCTGAGATATTCGAGAAGCTCGGCATCGAGCCGCCGAAGGGGGTACTCCTCTACGGGCCGCCCGGAACGGGTAAGACCCTGCTCGCAAAGGCAGTAGCAAACGAGGCTAATGCGCACTTCATAGCCATCAACGGGCCCGAGATAATGAGCAAATACTACGGCGAGAGCGAGGAGAGGCTGAGGGAGGTCTTCAAAGAGGCCGAGGAGAACGCGCCAACTATAATCTTCATAGATGAAATCGACGCAATAGCTCCAAAGAGAGAAGAAACACATGGTGAGGTCGAGAAGAGGGTCGTTAGCCAGCTGCTGACCCTGATGGACGGTCTCAAGAGCAGGGGCAAAGTTGTGGTCATAGGAGCGACCAACAGACCGGATGCCCTCGACCCGGCCCTGAGGAGGCCCGGAAGGTTCGACCGTGAGCTTGAGGTGGGAGTTCCCGACAAGGCCGGCAGGAAGGAGATACTCCAGATACACACCAGAGGAATGCCCATCGAACCCGAATCCAGAAAGGGCAAGGTAATAGAAATACTCGAAAAGCTCCGCGGTGACGATAGGTTCAGGGGAACCATAGACAAGGCCATCGAGAGGGTCAAGAAGGCGGGAGACGAGGAGGAGATAAAGAAAGCCCTCAAAGAGCTCGACGAGAGGCTCTACGAGGAGCTTAAGGCGAAGCTCATCGATGGACTCCTTGAAGAACTGGCCGAAATAACGCACGGCTTCGTTGGTGCGGACCTGGCAGCACTGGCAAGAGAGGCGGCGATGGCCGCACTCAGGAGGCTAATAAAAGATGGAAGAATAGACTTTGAAGCGGAGAGCATACCCCGAGAGGTCCTAGACGAGCTCAGGGTTACCAGGAAGGACTTCTACGAGGCGTTGAAGATGGTAGAACCTAGCGCCCTCAGGGAAGTGCTGATAGAGGTTCCGAACGTTCGCTGGGATGACGTTGGAGGCCTCGAAGAAGTCAAAGGGGAGCTGAAAGAAGCGGTGGAATGGCCCCTC includes:
- a CDS encoding ABC transporter ATP-binding protein → MSTYIIETEKLTKFFGRMNVVYHLNLKVPRGAVYGFLGPNGAGKTTTIKMLTGALKPAYGEIRIFDLDMPRERVEIMRKVGYMPEKPLAYEDMTIFEFLTYMGRLIGLPKEEAIKQARELMAYTGVGKLAFNRIRELSSGQRQRVSFAMALLGNPELLILDEPTSNLDPLGRMEFIGKVLELAKAGKTIFISSHIVSEIERTCNHVGLIKDGQLIEQGRVRDLVNVEGTDYDVLVSDNGKLLEFLKDKVYVREAWEEEGILRVHLDERFIDEFFIELPAFVAEQRLSLKLFKPHTSPLERILMKRFNVGWKE
- a CDS encoding MBL fold metallo-hydrolase, producing the protein MMMGNVGLDSSAKLAFQSHAHTDHFVSGEVIYSTRATKFLSHLRKGGFYREIEFGKVFYIGDFKAKLYPAGHMLGSAGIKLWLENGTLFYTGDTKWFKLRTAEKSRFPRADFLIVEATFGVPSFTFPTPREAEKKLIAFVEEALERGRRPVLYVNQMGKAQEVMKILDLHGYTVKASREMLKVARVYSKFGIRFDNISTNGEVVLRSYRSPRVENSLSPWELTVSGFGRLKLSNHADFWELIRIVERINPERVFTVYGFAEEFARILRGLGYDARPVSQDSVIEPVDMMTKT
- a CDS encoding Hsp20/alpha crystallin family protein, whose protein sequence is MAWRRDRYWDPFDIMREIQEEIDSIFRDVMRGPRLWGYHEPGDHHELGGGSWREPFVDIFDRGDSFIITADLPGVRKEDIKLRVTGDTVYLEAQVRREKELEREGAVRIERYYSGYRRVIRLPDEVVPEKAKAKYNNGVLEITVPKRHPTGREGGGFEVKIE
- a CDS encoding CDC48 family AAA ATPase; its protein translation is MTERMEVKLKVASAYQRDVGRGIVRIDHKAMREMGVQPGDIVEIIGTKNTAAVLWPAYPEDEGLGLIRMDGTIRKNAGVGLGDEVTVKKAEVREAKKVIVAPTEPIRFGGDFVEWLHSRLVGRPVVRGDYIKIGILGQELTFVVTATTPAGIVQVTEFTDFNVSEKPVKEVSKAAALGVTYEDIGGLKDVIQKVREMIELPLKHPEIFEKLGIEPPKGVLLYGPPGTGKTLLAKAVANEANAHFIAINGPEIMSKYYGESEERLREVFKEAEENAPTIIFIDEIDAIAPKREETHGEVEKRVVSQLLTLMDGLKSRGKVVVIGATNRPDALDPALRRPGRFDRELEVGVPDKAGRKEILQIHTRGMPIEPESRKGKVIEILEKLRGDDRFRGTIDKAIERVKKAGDEEEIKKALKELDERLYEELKAKLIDGLLEELAEITHGFVGADLAALAREAAMAALRRLIKDGRIDFEAESIPREVLDELRVTRKDFYEALKMVEPSALREVLIEVPNVRWDDVGGLEEVKGELKEAVEWPLKYPEAFIGLGITPPKGILLYGPPGTGKTLLAKAVANESEANFIAIKGPEVLSKWVGESEKRVREIFRK